From one Gemmatimonas sp. UBA7669 genomic stretch:
- a CDS encoding S1 family peptidase: MIPDGWVWNQAELELNHVLNEGLVSLVAFDLDGFPRAVGSGFFVSAQIQSAVVCTAAHVLREVERLQQPRRAVHPTTPTEFRTPRQRIELAKEKLRVLCIRSSQVEMAPVSWCILDDPSDLAFLGVEPQGSEDRFKFDRELRFVSRRLSVGDQVAVLGYNAMSTAPASVAKGATKGFQLARELVLRLGSVTALHEDGHILCRDACFETSIPVSSGMSGSPVVLYANDGEPIEVVGVVCSGPEPEDAGTLDRRISGCSIVACLRPEITSMDGKQVSAQFLLKSAELVQRAEDESDDP, translated from the coding sequence ATGATCCCAGACGGGTGGGTGTGGAACCAGGCAGAACTGGAGCTAAATCACGTCCTCAACGAGGGGCTTGTTTCCTTAGTTGCATTTGACCTGGACGGCTTTCCACGAGCAGTCGGAAGTGGTTTTTTTGTTAGCGCGCAGATCCAGTCGGCTGTGGTATGCACGGCTGCACATGTTCTACGCGAGGTCGAGCGATTGCAGCAACCTAGACGCGCAGTACATCCGACTACTCCGACGGAGTTTAGGACTCCACGCCAGCGAATCGAGCTAGCCAAGGAGAAGCTTCGGGTCCTATGTATACGATCATCTCAAGTAGAGATGGCACCCGTCTCTTGGTGCATTTTGGATGACCCTTCAGACCTCGCCTTCCTCGGAGTAGAACCTCAGGGCAGCGAGGATCGATTCAAGTTCGATCGAGAACTACGTTTTGTGAGCCGCCGCCTTTCTGTCGGTGATCAGGTCGCAGTCCTTGGATACAACGCAATGAGCACAGCGCCTGCTTCTGTAGCCAAAGGTGCTACCAAAGGATTTCAACTCGCGCGCGAACTAGTTCTGAGGCTAGGCTCCGTCACTGCACTTCATGAGGACGGTCACATTCTCTGTAGAGATGCGTGTTTCGAGACTTCAATACCGGTTTCGTCTGGAATGAGCGGTTCTCCCGTCGTTCTATACGCGAATGACGGTGAGCCAATTGAAGTGGTCGGTGTCGTTTGCTCAGGGCCAGAGCCTGAAGATGCAGGAACACTTGATCGGAGGATTTCAGGTTGTTCGATTGTCGCTTGCCTAAGACCAGAGATAACGTCAATGGACGGGAAGCAAGTTTCGGCGCAGTTCTTGTTGAAATCGGCCGAGCTGGTACAGCGAGCTGAGGATGAGTCAGATGATCCCTAG
- a CDS encoding EAL and HDOD domain-containing protein, protein MSDFCLVRQPVFGSTGSLIGYEIRFNDTDDGRNTFAQSFLSGNFDLVRNRLPAFVAASREQLVGDAFLVAEPGSAIVMLPPSLTPDAEVVEAIARLRAGGGHVALDSVGATPSAVEALLPHMSWVRVDARSGDPATINAICDRIMAAVSATGAPAPRLIAGNVEDLNQYEATLERGFDGFQGTFFSRPEPLPAADMPQSTVAAMRLMGLARNNDVSDRQLEDVIATDPVLTFQLLRLVNSAALGGRGVESIGQALRLIGRNAFLRWLAVAVAAARKSKNGVDQELVRQAVERGRLCEQLAGRGRDAGTLFLVGLFSLLDAVFRMPLHEILERVVLSEDANQALLDRSGPYADAINFAESYELGLFENATEIATGMGVDAGKLGDFYTNAISWTAEALGAALETQQAAPGRR, encoded by the coding sequence ATGTCCGACTTCTGTCTCGTTCGTCAGCCCGTCTTCGGCAGCACCGGTTCGCTCATCGGATACGAAATCCGGTTCAACGACACCGACGACGGCCGCAATACGTTCGCGCAGAGCTTTCTGTCGGGCAATTTCGACCTCGTCCGCAATCGCCTGCCGGCCTTCGTGGCCGCCAGCCGCGAGCAGCTCGTGGGCGACGCGTTCCTGGTGGCCGAGCCGGGGTCGGCCATCGTCATGCTGCCGCCCTCGCTCACGCCCGACGCCGAGGTGGTGGAAGCCATCGCGCGCCTGCGCGCCGGCGGTGGTCACGTGGCTCTCGACAGTGTGGGCGCCACCCCTTCGGCCGTTGAAGCGCTGCTGCCGCACATGAGCTGGGTGCGCGTGGACGCGCGCAGCGGCGACCCGGCCACCATCAACGCCATCTGCGATCGCATCATGGCCGCGGTATCGGCCACCGGTGCCCCCGCGCCGCGCCTCATTGCCGGCAACGTCGAAGACCTCAATCAATACGAGGCCACCCTCGAACGCGGCTTCGACGGCTTCCAGGGCACGTTCTTCTCGCGCCCCGAACCGCTGCCCGCGGCCGACATGCCGCAGAGCACCGTGGCCGCCATGCGCCTCATGGGCCTCGCGCGCAACAATGACGTGAGCGACCGTCAGCTCGAGGACGTCATCGCCACCGACCCCGTGCTCACCTTCCAACTGCTCCGCCTCGTCAACAGCGCCGCACTCGGCGGACGCGGCGTGGAGAGCATCGGACAAGCACTGCGTCTCATTGGACGCAATGCCTTCCTGCGCTGGCTGGCCGTGGCCGTGGCCGCCGCCCGCAAGAGCAAGAACGGCGTGGACCAGGAGCTGGTGCGTCAGGCCGTCGAACGCGGACGGCTCTGCGAGCAGCTCGCGGGCCGCGGACGCGACGCCGGCACGCTGTTCCTCGTGGGACTGTTCTCGCTACTCGACGCGGTGTTCCGCATGCCGCTGCACGAAATCCTCGAGCGCGTGGTGCTCAGCGAAGACGCCAATCAGGCGCTGCTCGACCGCAGCGGACCCTACGCCGACGCCATCAACTTCGCGGAGTCGTACGAGCTGGGGTTGTTCGAGAACGCCACGGAGATTGCCACGGGCATGGGCGTGGACGCGGGCAAGCTCGGTGACTTCTATACGAATGCGATCAGCTGGACGGCCGAGGCGCTGGGGGCGGCGCTGGAGACCCAGCAGGCGGCGCCGGGAAGGCGGTAA
- a CDS encoding TonB-dependent receptor family protein, translating into MPLRPFLTRCAAPSLAFALLSVPAYPRLAAAQGARPQIPSDSTSRRIRGDTVRLPGVSVMGSVDRLARFAGSADRVDAAQLKASRVFTTNEALRKVPGLVVRDEEGFGLRPNIGVRGLNPTRSTKVLLLEDGIPFTIAPYGDNAAYYHPPIERMESIEVLKGAGQILYGPHTVGGVINYLTPSIPRSPQGGVALSGGTRAFTSLHAKAGGTFGEAGGTGLLADYIRRSGDGARANTSSEVDDVSLKLLVPLSPTQQLSLRGNAYRERSTVTYSGLTEAEYAADPRQNPFVNDGFDITRIGGALAHRVGRNDRRSLTTTLYAYRINRDWWRQSSNSAQRPNDRSDPNCGGMANLSTTCGAEGRLREYVVVGLEPRARWQWLHARAVVELDAGARVHHESQERLQVNTSTPRGRSVGATGNVNAGLVEDNRRTTEAYASYAQLRVATGALTLSGGLRGEALRLTRLNRRPSASAPDGVQGVTTLEALIPGAGATLRLREGLTAFAGIHRGFAPPRPEDIISNATGGVVELGAELSWNSEAGLRWIPARPYRIEATVFNLDFSNQIVPASVAGGTGATLTSAGRTLHRGAELSLRAESLREFAGITPFTELAGAWTPVARFEGTRFAYIGTGGSDVVGKVYGEQNGGGTRSRVSVTGNRLPYAPEYTLTTTLGARHRSGADLRVELVAISEQFGDAANTRVLVADGQQGTLAGNALWNVTANLPVPATSLTAWVSVKNLTDRTVVVDRTRGLLPGLPRLVQVGLSHGW; encoded by the coding sequence ATGCCTCTCCGCCCCTTTCTCACGCGTTGCGCTGCCCCAAGTCTGGCCTTCGCGTTGCTGTCCGTCCCGGCTTACCCTCGCCTTGCTGCGGCGCAGGGCGCACGGCCCCAGATCCCGAGCGACTCCACGTCGCGCCGCATTCGCGGCGATACCGTGCGCCTGCCTGGCGTTTCGGTGATGGGTAGCGTCGACCGGCTGGCCCGCTTCGCCGGATCGGCCGACCGGGTTGACGCAGCGCAGCTCAAGGCGAGCCGGGTGTTCACCACCAACGAGGCGCTGCGCAAGGTTCCAGGGCTCGTGGTGAGGGACGAGGAAGGTTTTGGTTTGCGCCCCAACATCGGTGTGCGCGGGCTCAATCCCACGCGGTCCACCAAGGTGCTGCTGCTCGAGGACGGCATTCCGTTCACCATCGCGCCTTACGGTGACAACGCTGCCTACTATCATCCGCCCATCGAGCGCATGGAGTCCATCGAGGTGCTCAAGGGCGCCGGGCAGATTCTCTATGGTCCGCACACCGTGGGCGGCGTGATCAACTATCTCACACCGTCCATTCCCCGCAGTCCCCAGGGCGGCGTCGCCTTGAGTGGCGGCACGCGCGCGTTCACCAGCCTGCACGCCAAGGCCGGGGGCACGTTTGGCGAGGCCGGTGGCACGGGGCTGCTGGCCGACTATATCCGCCGCAGCGGAGACGGGGCCCGGGCCAACACCTCGTCCGAAGTGGACGACGTGTCACTCAAGCTGCTCGTGCCACTCAGCCCGACACAGCAGCTCAGTCTTCGCGGTAATGCCTATCGCGAACGCTCCACGGTGACGTACTCCGGCCTCACGGAAGCGGAGTACGCGGCGGACCCGCGGCAGAACCCGTTCGTGAACGATGGCTTCGATATCACACGAATTGGCGGCGCGCTCGCGCACCGCGTGGGGCGCAACGACCGGCGCAGTCTCACCACCACCTTGTACGCGTATCGCATCAACCGTGACTGGTGGCGTCAGAGCTCCAACTCGGCCCAGCGTCCGAATGATCGCAGCGACCCGAATTGCGGCGGCATGGCCAATCTCAGCACCACCTGCGGCGCAGAAGGTCGTCTGCGCGAATACGTGGTGGTGGGTCTTGAGCCGCGCGCGCGCTGGCAGTGGCTGCACGCGCGCGCCGTGGTGGAGCTCGACGCGGGCGCCCGCGTGCATCACGAGTCGCAGGAGCGATTGCAGGTGAACACCTCCACGCCCCGCGGGCGCAGTGTGGGCGCGACTGGCAACGTGAACGCCGGACTGGTGGAGGACAATCGACGGACCACTGAAGCCTACGCCTCCTATGCACAGCTGCGTGTGGCAACCGGCGCGCTCACCCTGAGTGGTGGCCTGCGCGGCGAGGCGCTCCGCCTCACGCGGCTCAATCGTCGTCCATCGGCCAGCGCGCCAGATGGCGTACAGGGTGTGACAACACTGGAAGCCCTCATTCCCGGCGCCGGCGCCACCTTGCGATTGCGCGAGGGACTGACGGCGTTCGCGGGCATCCATCGCGGATTCGCCCCGCCGCGCCCGGAGGACATCATCAGCAACGCGACCGGCGGCGTGGTGGAACTGGGCGCGGAATTGAGCTGGAACAGCGAAGCGGGGCTGCGCTGGATTCCGGCTCGTCCTTACCGAATTGAAGCGACAGTGTTCAACCTCGACTTCAGCAACCAGATCGTGCCCGCCAGTGTGGCGGGCGGCACTGGTGCCACACTGACCAGCGCCGGTCGTACGCTGCATCGCGGCGCCGAGCTGTCGCTGCGTGCGGAGTCGCTGCGCGAGTTTGCGGGCATCACGCCGTTCACCGAGTTGGCCGGCGCGTGGACGCCCGTGGCGCGCTTCGAAGGTACGCGCTTCGCCTACATCGGGACTGGCGGCAGCGATGTCGTGGGCAAGGTGTACGGCGAGCAGAACGGCGGCGGTACGCGCAGCCGGGTGTCGGTCACGGGCAACCGGTTGCCGTATGCGCCCGAGTACACGCTCACCACCACGCTTGGTGCGCGCCATCGCTCCGGCGCCGACCTGCGGGTGGAGCTGGTGGCCATCAGCGAGCAGTTCGGCGACGCGGCCAATACGCGCGTGCTGGTGGCCGACGGGCAGCAGGGCACACTCGCAGGCAATGCGCTGTGGAACGTGACCGCCAATCTGCCGGTGCCGGCCACGTCACTCACCGCCTGGGTTTCGGTGAAGAACCTCACCGACCGCACGGTGGTGGTGGACCGCACACGTGGATTGCTGCCCGGACTGCCGCGTCTGGTGCAGGTGGGGCTGTCGCACGGTTGGTGA
- a CDS encoding LysR family transcriptional regulator, with product MLAPADLEFFAVVARTPSLAAAARALDVTPSAVTQRLQDLERRVGVRLLERRGRRPTLTAEGELLMSEGEKIGGLLAALHEQLASRRGEVAGPLRVLAPFGFGRHHIAPLVAQFQRVHPQVTVELTLSDRLARVPDTAWDVAIHIGDEPTHGLRAERLAPNGRVCCAAPDLLARVGVPLQPDALRDLPCLALRENDEDVTLWRFRDEAGRTRQVRVSPLLASNDGDVVRDWALAGLGVMVRSRWSVADDLREGRLVAVLPAWSLPDADVVAYTGGRRGRSARATAFVRFLREELRGAR from the coding sequence GTGTTGGCACCTGCCGATCTCGAATTCTTTGCCGTGGTGGCGCGCACGCCCTCGCTGGCTGCCGCGGCGCGTGCGCTGGATGTCACGCCGTCCGCCGTCACCCAGCGGCTGCAGGATCTCGAGCGCCGGGTGGGCGTGCGATTGCTGGAGCGACGGGGGCGACGTCCCACGCTCACCGCCGAGGGTGAGCTGCTGATGAGTGAAGGCGAGAAGATCGGCGGGTTGCTCGCGGCCCTGCACGAACAACTGGCGTCACGTCGCGGTGAGGTGGCGGGTCCGCTGCGTGTGCTGGCGCCATTCGGCTTTGGTCGGCATCACATCGCGCCGCTGGTTGCACAGTTTCAGCGTGTGCATCCGCAGGTCACGGTGGAGCTCACGCTGAGTGACCGGTTGGCGCGTGTGCCCGACACCGCCTGGGACGTGGCCATTCACATTGGTGATGAACCCACGCATGGATTGCGCGCCGAGCGTCTTGCGCCCAACGGGCGGGTGTGCTGCGCGGCGCCGGATTTGCTGGCGCGTGTGGGCGTACCATTGCAGCCCGACGCCCTGCGCGACCTGCCCTGTCTGGCGCTGCGCGAGAACGACGAGGACGTGACGCTGTGGCGTTTTCGGGACGAGGCGGGCCGCACGCGGCAGGTGCGCGTGTCACCGCTGCTGGCAAGCAACGATGGCGACGTGGTACGCGACTGGGCGTTGGCCGGTCTTGGGGTGATGGTGCGCAGCCGCTGGTCGGTGGCGGATGACCTGCGCGAGGGGCGACTGGTGGCCGTGCTGCCGGCGTGGAGTTTGCCGGATGCCGATGTGGTGGCGTACACGGGCGGTCGCCGGGGGCGATCGGCACGCGCGACGGCGTTTGTGCGGTTCTTGAGAGAGGAGTTGCGGGGGGCTCGGTGA
- a CDS encoding ABC transporter ATP-binding protein yields MTTLHSAPARLRLRQVSRTYPNGVRALRGISLDIPAGLYGLLGPNGAGKSSLMRTIATLQPMDAGQITFDGQDIFADVTAHRARLGYLPQDFGVYPGVSAQVLLDHLALLKGLVHKGERRAQVDALLQQVNLWEHRKRAVSGYSGGMRQRFGIAQALLGAPQLLIVDEPTAGLDPMERTRFYNLLSEVGEQVVVLLSTHIVEDVRQLCARMAIVVQGQVVREGVPDELVRELQGRVFARTLPRHETFVLPPSMRELSRTLHAGRARVRLLAEQASSGIANESAEPSEPTLEDVYFHALAEASTT; encoded by the coding sequence ATGACCACACTCCACTCGGCCCCCGCTCGGCTCCGCCTGCGTCAGGTATCACGCACTTACCCCAACGGCGTGCGGGCACTGCGTGGCATCTCACTGGACATTCCCGCCGGCCTCTACGGGCTGCTGGGCCCCAACGGTGCCGGCAAGTCCTCGCTCATGCGCACCATTGCCACGCTGCAACCCATGGACGCGGGACAGATCACCTTCGACGGGCAGGACATCTTTGCCGATGTCACCGCGCATCGCGCCCGTCTGGGCTACCTGCCGCAGGACTTTGGCGTGTATCCGGGTGTGTCGGCGCAGGTGCTGCTCGACCATCTCGCGCTGCTCAAGGGGCTCGTGCACAAGGGTGAGCGGCGCGCGCAGGTGGACGCGCTGCTGCAGCAGGTCAACCTGTGGGAACACCGAAAGCGTGCGGTGAGTGGCTACTCGGGCGGCATGCGGCAGCGCTTCGGCATTGCGCAGGCCCTGCTGGGCGCGCCGCAATTGCTGATTGTGGACGAACCCACGGCGGGTCTCGACCCCATGGAGCGCACACGCTTCTACAACTTGCTCAGCGAAGTGGGCGAGCAGGTGGTGGTGCTACTGTCCACACACATCGTGGAAGACGTGCGTCAGCTCTGCGCGCGCATGGCCATTGTGGTGCAGGGCCAGGTGGTGCGCGAAGGTGTGCCCGATGAACTGGTGCGCGAACTGCAGGGCCGCGTGTTTGCGCGCACGCTGCCGCGACACGAGACCTTTGTTCTGCCGCCGTCAATGCGTGAACTCTCGCGCACACTGCACGCCGGGCGTGCAAGGGTGCGCCTGCTGGCGGAGCAGGCGTCATCCGGCATTGCCAACGAGTCTGCCGAGCCCAGTGAGCCCACACTGGAAGACGTGTACTTTCATGCGCTGGCCGAGGCCAGCACCACATGA
- a CDS encoding TetR/AcrR family transcriptional regulator: MMNINPSTVQQADSDGEPDPRVERSERALRQAMHDLLFEGAFDEVTVQQIVARAGVSRGTFYARYRNKDDALLASLEGMLASLEHGLAQEQPARLIAAAELLTHIDSAGRVRDALAAGGKLEQVLDYMGDVLAEQMQRRFDVFGVKAAMPPALAARMLSAAFMEMLRWWADRPERPDARVMDAEFHRMARRMLRGGPG, translated from the coding sequence ATGATGAACATCAACCCGTCGACTGTTCAACAAGCGGATTCGGACGGTGAACCCGACCCGCGCGTCGAGCGCTCCGAGCGTGCGCTGCGACAGGCCATGCATGACCTGCTGTTCGAGGGCGCATTTGACGAGGTCACCGTGCAACAGATCGTGGCGCGTGCCGGGGTCTCACGCGGCACGTTCTACGCGCGCTATCGCAACAAGGACGACGCGCTGCTGGCCAGCCTCGAAGGCATGCTGGCCTCGCTTGAACACGGCCTGGCGCAGGAACAACCGGCGCGGCTGATTGCCGCCGCCGAACTGCTCACGCACATCGACTCGGCAGGTCGGGTGCGCGACGCGTTGGCAGCGGGCGGGAAGCTGGAGCAGGTGCTCGACTACATGGGTGATGTACTCGCGGAGCAGATGCAGCGGCGGTTTGACGTCTTTGGTGTAAAGGCGGCCATGCCACCCGCGCTGGCCGCGCGCATGCTGTCGGCGGCATTCATGGAGATGTTGCGCTGGTGGGCCGACCGACCCGAGCGGCCCGACGCGCGTGTCATGGATGCGGAGTTCCACCGCATGGCGCGTCGCATGCTGCGCGGAGGACCGGGTTAG